In Triticum aestivum cultivar Chinese Spring chromosome 5B, IWGSC CS RefSeq v2.1, whole genome shotgun sequence, the following proteins share a genomic window:
- the LOC123111988 gene encoding respiratory burst oxidase homolog protein E isoform X2 encodes MWTPSRGSNARRTGHRRIAECLADDQTTNTDTSDNESFTTAYGDEFFAGGSGGGGMLPAFLADQGDLVEVMLELDEESMVVRSVTPTRAALYSAAAMPHTPEAPGGGPLSRCSSTSSRIRKKFAWLRSPSPAPSPSPRVPTPAELQREAAMAARERRRIQARVNRSRAGAKRALKGLRFISRTTGSLEAAELWRRVEERFNALAHDGLLSRDNFGECIGMVDSKEFAEGIFDALARRRRQNLERITKEELYDFWLQISDQSFDARLQIFFDMVDTNVDGRITREEVQELIVLSASANKLAKLKEQAEEYASLIMEELDPENLGYIELWQLETLLLQRDTYMNYSRPLSTASGAQWSQNLGVGASGAVPHAAKGEDDDGSGPQTWGEEMRERRRGWGRGVAKAASHVRVAAEENWRRAWVLALWFAAMAALFVWKFVQYRRTAAFQVMGYCLPTAKGAAETLKLNMALVLLPVCRNTLTWLRSSWARFFVPFDDNITFHKMIATAIVVGITLHAGNHLACDFPRVIASGPEEYRLVAGAFGASKPTYGRLISGVEGVTGIAMVVLMTVSFTLATHPFRKGEKEASASRLPAPLNRLAGFNAFWYSHHLLGIVYLLLLAHGYFLFLVRRWYEKTTWMYISVPLLLYVGERMLRALRSNAHPVKILKVLLLPGSVLTIQMSKPYGFRYRSGQYIFLQCPMISPFEWHPFSITSAPGDDYLAVHIRTNGDWTQELKRIFVENYFSPHMNRRTSFSELGAAEPRPTPAPKLLVDGPYGAPAQDFRNYDVLLLVGLGIGATPFISILKDLLNNIKLADELMDLAMETTQTSRSEDSANSFSVSTASSNRKRSYRTSRAHFYWVTREPMSFEWFKGVMNEVAEMDKKGVIELHNYLTSVYEERDARTTLLSMVQALNHAKHGVDIVSGTRVRTHFARPNWREVFTKIAAKQPNSTVGVFYCGAPTLAKELKNLSHEMSHKTSTRFHFHKEYF; translated from the exons ATGTGGACGCCGTCGCGCGGGAGCAACGCGCGGCGGACGGGCCACCGGCGCATCGCGGAGTGCCTCGCGGACGACCAGACCACCAACACCGACACCTCCGACAACGAGTCCTTCACCACCGCCTATGGGGACGAGTTCTTCGCCGGGGGGAGCGGGGGCGGGGGCATGCTCCCGGCATTCCTCGCCGACCAGGGGGACCTGGTGGAGGTCATGCTGGAGCTCGACGAGGAGTCCATGGTGGTGCGCAGCGTCACGCCCACCAGGGCCGCGCTCTACAGCGCCGCCGCGATGCCGCACACGCCGGAGGCGCCGGGCGGCGGCCCCCTCAGCCGCTGCTCCTCGACGTCCTCGCGGATACGGAAGAAGTTCGCGTGGCTGCGGTCGCCGTCCCccgcgccctcgccctcgccgcgcGTGCCCACGCCCGCCGAGCTGCAGCgtgaggcggccatggcggccCGCGAGCGCCGCCGCATCCAGGCGCGGGTCAACCGGTCGCGCGCCGGCGCCAAGCGCGCGCTCAAGGGCCTCCGCTTCATCAGCCGCACCACCGGCTCCCTGGAGGCCGCCGAGCTCTGGCGCCGCGTCGAGGAGCGCTTCAACGCCCTCGCCCACGACGGCCTCCTCTCCCGCGACAACTTCGGCGAATGCATCG GAATGGTGGACTCGAAGGAGTTCGCGGAGGGCATCTTCGACGcgctggcgcggcggcggcggcagaacctCGAGCGGATCACCAAGGAGGAGCTCTACGACTTCTGGCTCCAGATCTCCGATCAGAGCTTCGACGCGCGGCTCCAGATCTTCTTCGACAT GGTGGACACCAACGTGGACGGGAGGATAACGAGGGAGGAAGTACAGGAG CTGATCGTCCTGAGCGCGTCGGCGAACAAGCTCGCGAAGCTCAAGGAGCAGGCGGAGGAGTACGCGTCGCTCATCATGGAGGAGCTCGACCCGGAGAACCTCGGCTACATTGAG CTGTGGCAGCTGGAGACGCTGCTGCTCCAGCGCGACACGTACATGAACTACAGCCGGCCGCTGAGCACGGCGAGCGGCGCGCAGTGGAGCCAGAACCTCGGCGTCGGCGCCAGCGGGGCCGTGCCGCACGCGGCCAAgggagaggacgacgacggcagCGGCCCGCAGACGTGGGGGGAAGAGATGAGGGAGCGGCGGCGCGGGTGGGGCCGCGGCGTGGCCAAGGCGGCGTCGCACGTGCGCGTGGCGGCGGAGGAGAACTGGCGGCGCGCGTGGGTGCTGGCGCTGTGGTTCGCGGCCATGGCGGCGCTGTTCGTGTGGAAGTTCGTGCAGTACCGGCGGACGGCGGCGTTCCAGGTGATGGGGTACTGCCTGCCGACGGCCAAGGGCGCCGCCGAGACGCTTAAGCTCAACATggcgctcgtcctcctccccgtCTGCCGCAACACGCTCACGTGGCTCCGCTCCTCCTGGGCCCGCTTCTTCGTCCCCTTCGACGACAACATCACCTTCCACAAG ATGATCGCGACGGCGATCGTGGTGGGGATCACGCTGCACGCGGGGAACCATCTGGCGTGCGACTTCCCGCGGGTGATCGCGTCGGGGCCGGAGGAGTACCGGCTGGTGGCGGGCGCGTTCGGCGCGTCCAAGCCGACGTACGGGCGGCTCATCTCCGGGGTGGAGGGCGTGACGGGCATCGCCATGGTGGTGCTCATGACCGTCTCCTTCACCCTGGCCACCCACCCTTTCCGCAAGGGCGAGAAGGAGGCGTCCGCGTCCCGGCTGCCGGCGCCCCTCAACCGCCTCGCCGGCTTCAACGCCTTCTGGTACTCCCACCACCTCCTCGGCATCGTCTACCTGCTCCTCCTCGCCCACGGCTACTTCCTCTTCCTCGTCCGCCGCTGGTACGAGAAGACG ACATGGATGTACATTTCTGTCCCTCTGCTGCTCTATGTCGGCGAAAGGATGCTGCGAGCCTTGCGGTCGAATGCTCACCCTGTCAAAATCCTCAAG GTATTGCTTCTACCTGGAAGTGTACTGACAATACAAATGTCAAAGCCCTACGGATTTCGATATAGGAGTGGACAATATATCTTTCTTCAGTGCCCGATGATCTCTCCATTTGAATG GCATCCTTTCTCCATCACCTCAGCTCCTGGAGATGACTACCTCGCTGTTCACATTCGCACAAACGGAGACTGGACGCAAGAGCTCAAGCGCATATTTGTCGAGAACTACTTCTCGCCGCACATGAACAGAAGAACTTCATTCAGCGAGTTAGGCGCGGCAGAACCTAGACCCACTCCCGCACCAAAATTGCTCGTTGATGGTCCATATGGCGCGCCTGCACAGGATTTCAGAAACTACGATGTTCTGCTTCTAGTAGGCCTTGGAATTGGAGCAACACCGTTCATAAGCATTCTAAAGGACCTACTTAACAATATTAAGCTAGCTGATGAGCTGATG GACTTGGCAATGGAGACTACTCAAACTAGTAGGTCTGAAGACAGTGCCAACAGCTTCAGTGTCTCAACAGCTAGCAGCAACAGGAAGAGATCATATAGAACAAGCCGCGCACATTTTTACTGGGTTACTCGCGAGCCCATGTCATTTGAATGGTTCAAAGGAGTGATGAATGAGGTTGCCGAAATGGACAAGAAG GGTGTCATAGAGTTGCACAATTATCTTACGAGCGTGTACGAGGAGCGTGATGCACGAACAACTCTGTTGTCGATGGTCCAAGCTCTAAACCATGCCAAACATGGTGTCGACATCGTGTCGGGCACCAGG GTGAGGACACACTTTGCCAGGCCAAACTGGAGGGAAGTCTTCACCAAAATCGCAGCTAAGCAGCCGAATTCAACAGTTG GAGTGTTCTACTGTGGCGCGCCGACGCTGGCCAAAGAACTGAAGAACCTGTCGCACGAGATGAGCCACAAGACGTCGACGCGCTTCCATTTCCACAAGGAGTACTTCTGA
- the LOC123111988 gene encoding respiratory burst oxidase homolog protein E isoform X3 → MWTPSRGSNARRTGHRRIAECLADDQTTNTDTSDNESFTTAYGDEFFAGGSGGGGMLPAFLADQGDLVEVMLELDEESMVVRSVTPTRAALYSAAAMPHTPEAPGGGPLSRCSSTSSRIRKKFAWLRSPSPAPSPSPRVPTPAELQREAAMAARERRRIQARVNRSRAGAKRALKGLRFISRTTGSLEAAELWRRVEERFNALAHDGLLSRDNFGECIGTPSHPAPFITTPTLFLSWQQLHSVPPSHCAIINGDDVLGRACGSSGMVDSKEFAEGIFDALARRRRQNLERITKEELYDFWLQISDQSFDARLQIFFDMVDTNVDGRITREEVQELIVLSASANKLAKLKEQAEEYASLIMEELDPENLGYIELWQLETLLLQRDTYMNYSRPLSTASGAQWSQNLGVGASGAVPHAAKGEDDDGSGPQTWGEEMRERRRGWGRGVAKAASHVRVAAEENWRRAWVLALWFAAMAALFVWKFVQYRRTAAFQVMGYCLPTAKGAAETLKLNMALVLLPVCRNTLTWLRSSWARFFVPFDDNITFHKTWMYISVPLLLYVGERMLRALRSNAHPVKILKVLLLPGSVLTIQMSKPYGFRYRSGQYIFLQCPMISPFEWHPFSITSAPGDDYLAVHIRTNGDWTQELKRIFVENYFSPHMNRRTSFSELGAAEPRPTPAPKLLVDGPYGAPAQDFRNYDVLLLVGLGIGATPFISILKDLLNNIKLADELMDLAMETTQTSRSEDSANSFSVSTASSNRKRSYRTSRAHFYWVTREPMSFEWFKGVMNEVAEMDKKGVIELHNYLTSVYEERDARTTLLSMVQALNHAKHGVDIVSGTRVRTHFARPNWREVFTKIAAKQPNSTVGVFYCGAPTLAKELKNLSHEMSHKTSTRFHFHKEYF, encoded by the exons ATGTGGACGCCGTCGCGCGGGAGCAACGCGCGGCGGACGGGCCACCGGCGCATCGCGGAGTGCCTCGCGGACGACCAGACCACCAACACCGACACCTCCGACAACGAGTCCTTCACCACCGCCTATGGGGACGAGTTCTTCGCCGGGGGGAGCGGGGGCGGGGGCATGCTCCCGGCATTCCTCGCCGACCAGGGGGACCTGGTGGAGGTCATGCTGGAGCTCGACGAGGAGTCCATGGTGGTGCGCAGCGTCACGCCCACCAGGGCCGCGCTCTACAGCGCCGCCGCGATGCCGCACACGCCGGAGGCGCCGGGCGGCGGCCCCCTCAGCCGCTGCTCCTCGACGTCCTCGCGGATACGGAAGAAGTTCGCGTGGCTGCGGTCGCCGTCCCccgcgccctcgccctcgccgcgcGTGCCCACGCCCGCCGAGCTGCAGCgtgaggcggccatggcggccCGCGAGCGCCGCCGCATCCAGGCGCGGGTCAACCGGTCGCGCGCCGGCGCCAAGCGCGCGCTCAAGGGCCTCCGCTTCATCAGCCGCACCACCGGCTCCCTGGAGGCCGCCGAGCTCTGGCGCCGCGTCGAGGAGCGCTTCAACGCCCTCGCCCACGACGGCCTCCTCTCCCGCGACAACTTCGGCGAATGCATCGGTACACCATCCCACCCCGCTCCGTTCATTACTACTCCCACTCTGTTCCTTTCTTGGCAACAACTGCATTCTGTACCCCCATCCCATTGTGCAATTATTAATGGCGACGATGTTCTTGGCCGTGCCTGTGGATCATCAGGAATGGTGGACTCGAAGGAGTTCGCGGAGGGCATCTTCGACGcgctggcgcggcggcggcggcagaacctCGAGCGGATCACCAAGGAGGAGCTCTACGACTTCTGGCTCCAGATCTCCGATCAGAGCTTCGACGCGCGGCTCCAGATCTTCTTCGACAT GGTGGACACCAACGTGGACGGGAGGATAACGAGGGAGGAAGTACAGGAG CTGATCGTCCTGAGCGCGTCGGCGAACAAGCTCGCGAAGCTCAAGGAGCAGGCGGAGGAGTACGCGTCGCTCATCATGGAGGAGCTCGACCCGGAGAACCTCGGCTACATTGAG CTGTGGCAGCTGGAGACGCTGCTGCTCCAGCGCGACACGTACATGAACTACAGCCGGCCGCTGAGCACGGCGAGCGGCGCGCAGTGGAGCCAGAACCTCGGCGTCGGCGCCAGCGGGGCCGTGCCGCACGCGGCCAAgggagaggacgacgacggcagCGGCCCGCAGACGTGGGGGGAAGAGATGAGGGAGCGGCGGCGCGGGTGGGGCCGCGGCGTGGCCAAGGCGGCGTCGCACGTGCGCGTGGCGGCGGAGGAGAACTGGCGGCGCGCGTGGGTGCTGGCGCTGTGGTTCGCGGCCATGGCGGCGCTGTTCGTGTGGAAGTTCGTGCAGTACCGGCGGACGGCGGCGTTCCAGGTGATGGGGTACTGCCTGCCGACGGCCAAGGGCGCCGCCGAGACGCTTAAGCTCAACATggcgctcgtcctcctccccgtCTGCCGCAACACGCTCACGTGGCTCCGCTCCTCCTGGGCCCGCTTCTTCGTCCCCTTCGACGACAACATCACCTTCCACAAG ACATGGATGTACATTTCTGTCCCTCTGCTGCTCTATGTCGGCGAAAGGATGCTGCGAGCCTTGCGGTCGAATGCTCACCCTGTCAAAATCCTCAAG GTATTGCTTCTACCTGGAAGTGTACTGACAATACAAATGTCAAAGCCCTACGGATTTCGATATAGGAGTGGACAATATATCTTTCTTCAGTGCCCGATGATCTCTCCATTTGAATG GCATCCTTTCTCCATCACCTCAGCTCCTGGAGATGACTACCTCGCTGTTCACATTCGCACAAACGGAGACTGGACGCAAGAGCTCAAGCGCATATTTGTCGAGAACTACTTCTCGCCGCACATGAACAGAAGAACTTCATTCAGCGAGTTAGGCGCGGCAGAACCTAGACCCACTCCCGCACCAAAATTGCTCGTTGATGGTCCATATGGCGCGCCTGCACAGGATTTCAGAAACTACGATGTTCTGCTTCTAGTAGGCCTTGGAATTGGAGCAACACCGTTCATAAGCATTCTAAAGGACCTACTTAACAATATTAAGCTAGCTGATGAGCTGATG GACTTGGCAATGGAGACTACTCAAACTAGTAGGTCTGAAGACAGTGCCAACAGCTTCAGTGTCTCAACAGCTAGCAGCAACAGGAAGAGATCATATAGAACAAGCCGCGCACATTTTTACTGGGTTACTCGCGAGCCCATGTCATTTGAATGGTTCAAAGGAGTGATGAATGAGGTTGCCGAAATGGACAAGAAG GGTGTCATAGAGTTGCACAATTATCTTACGAGCGTGTACGAGGAGCGTGATGCACGAACAACTCTGTTGTCGATGGTCCAAGCTCTAAACCATGCCAAACATGGTGTCGACATCGTGTCGGGCACCAGG GTGAGGACACACTTTGCCAGGCCAAACTGGAGGGAAGTCTTCACCAAAATCGCAGCTAAGCAGCCGAATTCAACAGTTG GAGTGTTCTACTGTGGCGCGCCGACGCTGGCCAAAGAACTGAAGAACCTGTCGCACGAGATGAGCCACAAGACGTCGACGCGCTTCCATTTCCACAAGGAGTACTTCTGA
- the LOC123111988 gene encoding respiratory burst oxidase homolog protein E isoform X1, which yields MWTPSRGSNARRTGHRRIAECLADDQTTNTDTSDNESFTTAYGDEFFAGGSGGGGMLPAFLADQGDLVEVMLELDEESMVVRSVTPTRAALYSAAAMPHTPEAPGGGPLSRCSSTSSRIRKKFAWLRSPSPAPSPSPRVPTPAELQREAAMAARERRRIQARVNRSRAGAKRALKGLRFISRTTGSLEAAELWRRVEERFNALAHDGLLSRDNFGECIGTPSHPAPFITTPTLFLSWQQLHSVPPSHCAIINGDDVLGRACGSSGMVDSKEFAEGIFDALARRRRQNLERITKEELYDFWLQISDQSFDARLQIFFDMVDTNVDGRITREEVQELIVLSASANKLAKLKEQAEEYASLIMEELDPENLGYIELWQLETLLLQRDTYMNYSRPLSTASGAQWSQNLGVGASGAVPHAAKGEDDDGSGPQTWGEEMRERRRGWGRGVAKAASHVRVAAEENWRRAWVLALWFAAMAALFVWKFVQYRRTAAFQVMGYCLPTAKGAAETLKLNMALVLLPVCRNTLTWLRSSWARFFVPFDDNITFHKMIATAIVVGITLHAGNHLACDFPRVIASGPEEYRLVAGAFGASKPTYGRLISGVEGVTGIAMVVLMTVSFTLATHPFRKGEKEASASRLPAPLNRLAGFNAFWYSHHLLGIVYLLLLAHGYFLFLVRRWYEKTTWMYISVPLLLYVGERMLRALRSNAHPVKILKVLLLPGSVLTIQMSKPYGFRYRSGQYIFLQCPMISPFEWHPFSITSAPGDDYLAVHIRTNGDWTQELKRIFVENYFSPHMNRRTSFSELGAAEPRPTPAPKLLVDGPYGAPAQDFRNYDVLLLVGLGIGATPFISILKDLLNNIKLADELMDLAMETTQTSRSEDSANSFSVSTASSNRKRSYRTSRAHFYWVTREPMSFEWFKGVMNEVAEMDKKGVIELHNYLTSVYEERDARTTLLSMVQALNHAKHGVDIVSGTRVRTHFARPNWREVFTKIAAKQPNSTVGVFYCGAPTLAKELKNLSHEMSHKTSTRFHFHKEYF from the exons ATGTGGACGCCGTCGCGCGGGAGCAACGCGCGGCGGACGGGCCACCGGCGCATCGCGGAGTGCCTCGCGGACGACCAGACCACCAACACCGACACCTCCGACAACGAGTCCTTCACCACCGCCTATGGGGACGAGTTCTTCGCCGGGGGGAGCGGGGGCGGGGGCATGCTCCCGGCATTCCTCGCCGACCAGGGGGACCTGGTGGAGGTCATGCTGGAGCTCGACGAGGAGTCCATGGTGGTGCGCAGCGTCACGCCCACCAGGGCCGCGCTCTACAGCGCCGCCGCGATGCCGCACACGCCGGAGGCGCCGGGCGGCGGCCCCCTCAGCCGCTGCTCCTCGACGTCCTCGCGGATACGGAAGAAGTTCGCGTGGCTGCGGTCGCCGTCCCccgcgccctcgccctcgccgcgcGTGCCCACGCCCGCCGAGCTGCAGCgtgaggcggccatggcggccCGCGAGCGCCGCCGCATCCAGGCGCGGGTCAACCGGTCGCGCGCCGGCGCCAAGCGCGCGCTCAAGGGCCTCCGCTTCATCAGCCGCACCACCGGCTCCCTGGAGGCCGCCGAGCTCTGGCGCCGCGTCGAGGAGCGCTTCAACGCCCTCGCCCACGACGGCCTCCTCTCCCGCGACAACTTCGGCGAATGCATCGGTACACCATCCCACCCCGCTCCGTTCATTACTACTCCCACTCTGTTCCTTTCTTGGCAACAACTGCATTCTGTACCCCCATCCCATTGTGCAATTATTAATGGCGACGATGTTCTTGGCCGTGCCTGTGGATCATCAGGAATGGTGGACTCGAAGGAGTTCGCGGAGGGCATCTTCGACGcgctggcgcggcggcggcggcagaacctCGAGCGGATCACCAAGGAGGAGCTCTACGACTTCTGGCTCCAGATCTCCGATCAGAGCTTCGACGCGCGGCTCCAGATCTTCTTCGACAT GGTGGACACCAACGTGGACGGGAGGATAACGAGGGAGGAAGTACAGGAG CTGATCGTCCTGAGCGCGTCGGCGAACAAGCTCGCGAAGCTCAAGGAGCAGGCGGAGGAGTACGCGTCGCTCATCATGGAGGAGCTCGACCCGGAGAACCTCGGCTACATTGAG CTGTGGCAGCTGGAGACGCTGCTGCTCCAGCGCGACACGTACATGAACTACAGCCGGCCGCTGAGCACGGCGAGCGGCGCGCAGTGGAGCCAGAACCTCGGCGTCGGCGCCAGCGGGGCCGTGCCGCACGCGGCCAAgggagaggacgacgacggcagCGGCCCGCAGACGTGGGGGGAAGAGATGAGGGAGCGGCGGCGCGGGTGGGGCCGCGGCGTGGCCAAGGCGGCGTCGCACGTGCGCGTGGCGGCGGAGGAGAACTGGCGGCGCGCGTGGGTGCTGGCGCTGTGGTTCGCGGCCATGGCGGCGCTGTTCGTGTGGAAGTTCGTGCAGTACCGGCGGACGGCGGCGTTCCAGGTGATGGGGTACTGCCTGCCGACGGCCAAGGGCGCCGCCGAGACGCTTAAGCTCAACATggcgctcgtcctcctccccgtCTGCCGCAACACGCTCACGTGGCTCCGCTCCTCCTGGGCCCGCTTCTTCGTCCCCTTCGACGACAACATCACCTTCCACAAG ATGATCGCGACGGCGATCGTGGTGGGGATCACGCTGCACGCGGGGAACCATCTGGCGTGCGACTTCCCGCGGGTGATCGCGTCGGGGCCGGAGGAGTACCGGCTGGTGGCGGGCGCGTTCGGCGCGTCCAAGCCGACGTACGGGCGGCTCATCTCCGGGGTGGAGGGCGTGACGGGCATCGCCATGGTGGTGCTCATGACCGTCTCCTTCACCCTGGCCACCCACCCTTTCCGCAAGGGCGAGAAGGAGGCGTCCGCGTCCCGGCTGCCGGCGCCCCTCAACCGCCTCGCCGGCTTCAACGCCTTCTGGTACTCCCACCACCTCCTCGGCATCGTCTACCTGCTCCTCCTCGCCCACGGCTACTTCCTCTTCCTCGTCCGCCGCTGGTACGAGAAGACG ACATGGATGTACATTTCTGTCCCTCTGCTGCTCTATGTCGGCGAAAGGATGCTGCGAGCCTTGCGGTCGAATGCTCACCCTGTCAAAATCCTCAAG GTATTGCTTCTACCTGGAAGTGTACTGACAATACAAATGTCAAAGCCCTACGGATTTCGATATAGGAGTGGACAATATATCTTTCTTCAGTGCCCGATGATCTCTCCATTTGAATG GCATCCTTTCTCCATCACCTCAGCTCCTGGAGATGACTACCTCGCTGTTCACATTCGCACAAACGGAGACTGGACGCAAGAGCTCAAGCGCATATTTGTCGAGAACTACTTCTCGCCGCACATGAACAGAAGAACTTCATTCAGCGAGTTAGGCGCGGCAGAACCTAGACCCACTCCCGCACCAAAATTGCTCGTTGATGGTCCATATGGCGCGCCTGCACAGGATTTCAGAAACTACGATGTTCTGCTTCTAGTAGGCCTTGGAATTGGAGCAACACCGTTCATAAGCATTCTAAAGGACCTACTTAACAATATTAAGCTAGCTGATGAGCTGATG GACTTGGCAATGGAGACTACTCAAACTAGTAGGTCTGAAGACAGTGCCAACAGCTTCAGTGTCTCAACAGCTAGCAGCAACAGGAAGAGATCATATAGAACAAGCCGCGCACATTTTTACTGGGTTACTCGCGAGCCCATGTCATTTGAATGGTTCAAAGGAGTGATGAATGAGGTTGCCGAAATGGACAAGAAG GGTGTCATAGAGTTGCACAATTATCTTACGAGCGTGTACGAGGAGCGTGATGCACGAACAACTCTGTTGTCGATGGTCCAAGCTCTAAACCATGCCAAACATGGTGTCGACATCGTGTCGGGCACCAGG GTGAGGACACACTTTGCCAGGCCAAACTGGAGGGAAGTCTTCACCAAAATCGCAGCTAAGCAGCCGAATTCAACAGTTG GAGTGTTCTACTGTGGCGCGCCGACGCTGGCCAAAGAACTGAAGAACCTGTCGCACGAGATGAGCCACAAGACGTCGACGCGCTTCCATTTCCACAAGGAGTACTTCTGA